The window AGCAAATGTGAAATTGTTATATATACTTGGGGTTGGTATGGCATAGTTTGAAACAGTCTGAAAGACACAGTGCTGTACCACAGTCGGAACACCACCAACCAATTTCTTGTCTTCCTGCTTTCCCTGTAGATGTTTCACTCTTTTCCGAACACACTTTACAAATCTGTGTTGGCTGAGCATTTTTATCTGTGGGAGAAATCCTGTCTGGAAAGTGACGTCCAGTAAGTATTTGAAGCAACAGACATAGGAATTGTTTTTTGAACAAGAGGTCCACCTTTATTGCCCGATTCTACTCCAAGCTTATCTACTCGataaacttttctaaatttttttctcaagcTTGGAGGTCGGGATTCACGCTAAAGGAGAAATGAATTTGAAGCAGCcagcttaaaaaaaatgaaagaacagTTTTTTCCACAATTTCATTTGTTTCCTCTTGAAAGGATAATCGGCAATGATTTGGTCATTTCTATCGctggatttatttttgttacagtcaATGATGACATCGGGTTTGGATTTTGTTATCGTACCTTCTTTTGAATGAACTTGAACATCTGTTCGAGTCATTTTGTGAGCCGATAACAACACTAAAACATCGCTTGTATCTTTCCACTTTAGACATAGAAGCTAAAAATCCAAATAAAGCTGGTGAAGTGTAAAATCTGTCCAGGAATGCTCCTTGTCAAGATACTGAGACAATGGTCTCTGGAATAGTGATGTAACTGAATTATCTTCTCTTTTGCCAGTATAAACTTCAAGCTGAAGATCATATCCGGTTGAAGAGTCACACACAATCTACAGTTTTATCCCATACTTgtctggtttatttttattataaacctgGAACCAAATCCTTCCTTGAAAACCACACGTTCCTTCATCTACTGTCAAATTTTCATAAGGGGAAAGGAGTTGCCTTTCCCCTTATGAAACTGTGAAAGCAATTGATCTAAGAATGGCCTTTGTTTGTACATCGGATCATTTTGTGTCGTTAAACACTGGCAGTGACAGCAGATTATCAATTATCAACAAATGACCACCCTaagtataaatactaaaaaaataataaatacaatttttatttttatttttttaaaaattaagtcgatgaaattagtataaaaaaaaagtttccctcATATTCTTGACTTAGCAGGAATATTATTCATATAGGCGTAAAACCAGTATTTGATTGCGATCATAATATGTAGTGCTCAATAAGTTACTTTGTATTGTAAATTTGAATGCGATTGCAATTTGtattgtatgaaattaaaaaaaaatgtaatgtatgcacttgaatttacatttttctttgcgAATTAAAACTATCAGTCTATGAAGTGCTTTTACGGTAAAAGTGTATAATTATCTGtttagcatgttttttttttcaaatttgtgttctttttttattttattaactgaagtaaaatgaTGGAAGTTACTCGTTGTAtcattctaatttatttcatttaggaAACACCATTGCTACGAACAAGATCTACTACTATGTCTGATACATTAGCTACAGTTAAAGTTGGGTTACGTAGTTGTAGAGACGCATTAGAAAGAGCATTAGCTGATCGTGATAAACTTCAGAGGCAAGCTGCAGATCATATTTTAGAGATCGATCGACTGAGACAGGTTTGTGACTGTTTTCATCtgattcagaaattttatttttgtttgaaaatgcgtgaattttttattaattaaaaaaataaaaaaaggtgttttatgTCAAATCTTAATcgtcataatttaaattttcatttgtggtTTTTAGAGAGGTTTTAgatttataagaagaaaaatgcatattgtttttttttttgtatattgaggcatacattgataatattttatgttaaattgatcaaagaaaacttaatatgttgttttaatcCAAAACAGTGTAAGAAACAAAGTTCAGATtcatccaatttttaaaatattccaattcaaaatagaatatttattcagttagagaaactgttaaaaatttcttcattgtaggtacaaaaaatttaattagaagacttttttcttttacagagaaATGTATCAAATATCTAAAATAGGCTAACGCCTATATTGAAGATGAAAGCACTGTTGTGTTTGCCTGTATCTACAtcctaaaattaataaagcatctatttaaattgtaagttttaaaaaataaatttcagaagtaataaaaatgaaataaataataatttaaataatttttaaaactctattgaattattttcaattaaataaagcagtaataacgaataaaaatgtcATGATACCAAATTTAAGCTAAttctaaattaactaaatataataaaaccttaatAAAAGAAGAGTCAACCTTAACAAATATAAATCTTTCTTATCATTATTGTTTGAGTTTtactaaactaattttatttttggggagAATTCCTTTTAGATAGTTTCATTATTGctttaagaagataaaaaatgagttttaaatattacattacatagcATTGCAAATGTTAAagcccaaaaaattattttttattcatggaaCTAAGAAGAATCTAAAATTTTAAGTCAGGAAAATTCAGTTGGAGACTAAAATTGTAACCATAATAATCTATCATCACAGTCAATGagactgtaaattattaaatatttgataatgttatataaattctaTGTCGTATGATTATctgaaataaatgaatgatttatatatatatgtatatatataatatatataagatgcaggcttaatgtaattaataaataatacagtaccTACCTTGTAAAGGAAttatcagattaataaaaatacatgaaatacagaaataaattatattcaaacaaaaataattgattatttaatagttaaatatatctattattaattatttactgaaaaaaaatcccCTTTTGAGAAAAAACAAAGTAGTTTTCCAATGACTTCCTTAGTGGAGTGGAGCGTCTCATCCTTTTTATCTGAAAAGTTCCCAAGTTTGAATCAGatttagcatttttcatacattacaaaatttctattccTCACCATATTTCTTCGCATAAGCTTCAGCATATGTAgtgaattagttataaaaatatacatgtgtAAAAAGCTATCTTTTATGCAGACTGGAGAGGATAGATTAGGAAAGTAGACTGTGCACTGGACAGCAAAAATACTAGAAAGAATTTAGACAAATGCGCAAAACTTTACATAAAAGGGCTTTTATAAGCACAATAAAGAAATtccctacaaaataaatattttctgtgttaacttaaaaaaacataactatCAAGAAAAATAGAGAAGAGAGAAAGTGCAAGCCAGCTGACTAAACTTATGCAACTTTGAACTAGATctcgaaaaaaaagaagaaaaattgaaacagcAATCTagaaagatataattaaattatattatatattaattttgtgtaaacAAGAAACAGCTTATCAAAATAGAAAAGTTCAACtttaaaatcatctaaaaaaattacattagtcgtttatttagaatattttttgtgattggataaaaataatagaatcagTACTTGTATTTGTGTATTGTTTAGTTTACTGACTTTTTCTGCCCTGTCTATTAAACAGTTCactgttttgaagaaatattcagaaaaattgatgtgatgtaatacaaaaatattacttcataccTTATACTCTTGGAGTAGAACTTCATACTCTactgcataataaataatttccataaataaaaaataggttgtATCAAACATCCACCAACAATATCTGTTCATTACTATATATCTTTGGTTGAATACTAAATGAACTTTGAAGAgtagatttgttattttttctttttcttatgtcATTTTTTGGCACTGTTAATAGTGCTGAATACAAGGGTTTTCTCTAAattctaaaatactttttattgtcACTGGCATTGGATTTAGACCTTcctgtttttagttttttctaactataaatatttcctgttaaaaattaatcaatgcaGTATATCATTGCATTGTGTATAAGCTTATGGTTTTAACtagtataaaaatcatattacttttatatctAGTTTACATACTGTCTAAAATACAAAAAGACATGtagaacatttattaaattgaacagatgcaagatttttaaacaaaatcacttttttgaagttatttacacctatttatctgaaatttaattaaaacatattgctGTACTAATTCTCACATTaaaggaattttgaaaattggatgaaGTGAACTTTGCCCATCACCATTTTGAATTGGCAGTGGTTTCTTTACACCATTGTTCTTATCTTAATGAGATCTTAGAAGAGTGTCACATAGTGAGTGCCACTCTACTGGATATTTGAGTTGGCAATTCAAAAGTTTtacaccttaattttttttagggctacacattaaaaaatttaaatatgaagtcAATCTAAAGGATGGTAGTGTTAAGGATGTTAAATTAAGGATTGACCTATAAAATGTTCTGAAGCATTTCATCTATATCTGAAAGATTCATTGTTAAGTCTCCATTTActtttgattaaaacatttttctgtccttggtacacaaatttttttttattttaattatacatgcttaattatgtttataatgttttcttGAATAGGTTCAACTATATGATATTTTCTCAAATGTGCTTAGCATAATTTGAATGTATATGCTCTCAGATATTCTACAGGTTCTTGCTTTATAATTAACTGTAGTTACACTGATGTAAAACCTTTTACAGTTATGTGTACTACagatgattttataaattcttttatgaattttgtttggTTATAGTTTCTTTACCATGTATTCTACTATAGGACCATATAATGTGCTATtgaaataaacttgaaataatatgtgtttatatatatatatatatatatatatatatatatatgttatgtatattagtattgtattttttaatttccagtatttctaaatttgtttgaatatcagGTATCgaacatttactattaataagacgatcagaaacattagagaaacccataaacttattaataatacacattcaatatctgatattcaaacaaatttagaaattaaaaaatacaatactaataTACATAACAGGggtttagatattttagaaatatttttaatatataaatataaaagtaaatttaatttgatcaaccttCAAACAGGTATGAGGATGATACAATTATAAAAGCTgctgtagatagcagcacttcttcagacattgttaatttataatatttcaactctGTACAGCAATGTATCAttgaaactaattatttattttttttttgatttaattttaataatttaagtcatATTTctattaatggaatttttagttttaatataaatttaaaaaaaagtaatttttaattttaatatgtaatttgatctgaataatttgtaaaagtgaTTTAATGCAACTGATGATGTGAGAGTGCTTTTGCAtcgtgtgtaaatatgaaacttgAATTTTTGTGTAGAAAATACATGTTcattgtatgaaaattataaaaaaatattttattcaaaatattgtacaTCGCtaactatacatttttcccatctctctgacaatttataAATACCATACCAAAAAAgctgttgctcttttgaggcaaaccaaGTCATTGagccatttttgtacattttcataagaagtgaagcatTGCTCAGCAAGTGCGTGCcccatcgatgcaaataaatagtagtcggaCGGAGCCAAGTCTGCTGAGTGAGCCGCATGCAAGAGTATTTCCCAACTCAACGCCTCAATCATTTCCTTGACTggttttgctgtgtgtgatggtgTATTATCATGAAGCAAgatcactttgtgttgccttttttgatattctgatcATTTTACAtgcaatgcttgattcaaatcattcatttGTTGTCGGTAGGGTTCAGTATTAACGGTTTCACCAgtttttagcagctcataatagatcacactCTTCTGATCTTaccaaacacagagcattgtcttctttccatagccTTGAAATTGATGTCGATGGTTTGCCTGAAGTTACTTATGATCTTTTACGCttaggattctcaaaatatatatacacttttcatcacctgtcacaatttgATGGAGAAATGACCCTTTTGTACCTGGCGAGCTGCACTTCACAAgtgttttttttggatttcttgctgtctttcattcagttcatgtgaaacccattttcccatcttctggatcttccccatggctttcaaacataTGGAGAGGGCTTCTCGTGTTACATTTAATCTGCAAGTTGTTGCATCTGAGCTCttcctcatccaacaatgcttgcaatttgcTGTCTTCAAACGTTTTTGGTGGTCTTCCACATTCTTCATTTCTCACATCAAAATCaccacatttgaattttttttaaaccactcaaatcactgtgatttaccaagagcatgctcaccGTAAGCTTCAACAAGCATTCGATgcaattctgcagcagttttctttaaatggcaacagaaaatcaatgctgttcGTAAATCGTAGTTTGTAGATACAAAACTCGACATGTTcaacgctaattaaaactatacagttgtatgaaacttgtattgttgtgagttgaaaatctttgtcatctgtcaaagaaagaaaatgacacCACAATGATGCAGTTTGacggtaactacattgacagctagggccatctatgggcaaattctAGTTTCATATTTACATACTTGGTATATATAGCATGCAAACTAAATAgacatattgtaattatttaaatcataataaaaatttaaggaaatagattattgttaaaatatttttcataattcataaggtcgtacaaaaattaaattttaaattactttggaACAGGATTTTTTTAGTAGATCTAATttgtaacaaatacaaaatagtaattaaaaaatcaattttggtaTACTTAAGATTGCAAATAGtagttataaaatgataaactgTAACATAATTGTgaacatggaattttttttaagttggtacaacattaaaagaaaaaattcaaactcTTCTGGCTACactgatatttattttctcaCTGTAAAACTTTTGCCTGCAtgtctaaattattaataattattctttacagAATCCATGTACGACGTACGGATAAAATTGGGACAGAAGCTGCATTTCATTCTGTTGAAGAATATATGAGAAAAGTTGAGCAATATTATGAACAGTTAGCAATGACCCAAGATGTACCTGTTAAGAGGGTATATCTTGCATCTGATGATCCTAAAGTCTTTGTCGATGTAAGACTTAAGTCccccattttttcaatttttgcataaaaattaatacattctttctccCTGAGGTTAGTACACGTCTACTAAGTTTGAAGCAAATTAGTCAAAGAAGTACAGAGTTGTAAGATCAAATACAGGacaacatacgtacgtacgtacgcacaaacgtttgtctgacaaaaatagatttttcagaCTAGTCCGCGCTTGCGTGGGTGGAGgatggtgatgaagcacggagaCTCCTAATCCCCTGATCTCAAAGGCACCTCCCAGGACTGAGTAATGCTTTATTGCGGGTCAAGCCCAGGGGGGTGGGGGAGTTGGAGaggtggttaggtttagtcggttgggcgcaggaatacatacacTCTTTTAATAACATCTAACGAAACCTGCTACGAGTCCGACACTGTCCCTTCTGGGGCGTACGTAAATGATATTCCCCCTgctcaataacaaaaaaaaaaaaaaggtagcattggaataaattttgtttttcggagataatttacaatttatttaaatctattttttttaaaaacgtttcctTAACgcaaaacacttaaaaattaactttttttttaccgttcTAGATACGTACTTTTCAGTTAGAGTTGTAGCTGCTATAGCcggaaaagttaaaataacaagGATTCTATGCCATACTTACCTAGGaatgtttaataaacatcattaatctCAAGAAAAACAATTCTGACTGTTTTCAATTAGACTACAGATGCTTTAAACGCATGATGGTAGTAAATACGATTatgatatagtaaaataaataa of the Lycorma delicatula isolate Av1 chromosome 10, ASM4794821v1, whole genome shotgun sequence genome contains:
- the LOC142331826 gene encoding uncharacterized protein LOC142331826 encodes the protein MSDFVRRLSSALGTEVPPDLTGQDMLIHKASERVQETPLLRTRSTTMSDTLATVKVGLRSCRDALERALADRDKLQRQAADHILEIDRLRQVCDCFHLIQKFYFCLKMREFFIN